A single Ciona intestinalis chromosome 12, KH, whole genome shotgun sequence DNA region contains:
- the LOC100178467 gene encoding nibrin isoform X2, with amino-acid sequence MWSLVSTENNQVKRLLANRVYTFGRKDVDFIIANDSSVSRKHGTIKVIDEESSNEPCLLVSDSSKFGTFYSKNETGNEQHLVFNKITGKVRLKHGDCLRIGVLKSIFKIKHKPLLIVTSSMSSVLQEKLRDKVSKLGGKLTTSWQTGVTHLAMQSILLNVKVTQALACACPIVSEKYFSKLLKSVETNEAELPSTNDFLPDISEQGLDKRECSFQVNVERKNIFRDKTVVFLSHKQMKRLGSSCSYSGATVCLVSDQKCTDEKLIDENTIVVRCADNAESQVIDAKKLEKLQRQFRRKQLRFIQEHEIGLSLLYCSTDIYCNPSFDLEQETTFSQRPIPGSTFSQNMDHLQRVKSRQEVEDTDDPNSLFISCIPETMKSQAPDTFCSLDVGMESEIGRKKRPHEDHGTDEITSKHQKPNSPPKHQPHTVSSKLIDDTAHFSKDPTHRKTPELPFKVPKPQENIAQSVENIAQSMLGSSMTSNKKKSKPPPKKKRISVVPTTPVQLTIPTNKPTIDHNPTETHIITSTKVASNYDIALNPGPVSPIQQNVDDIPDSCIEDDSLWTSSMDLNQKNDVLVLPVKTEYIAPEISVDQDSERYVDPDLIDSERFTESQHCEPTVQIKPKQELLVVKKEKTSQPYPQVNKDKFKNVTAGWADPKNAPTSDYCEVIPDYPTSDLSKLVQVSLIVTTSTTRVTSKSNAQRNTKNYKCFRKVYPTYMDYESQNNTAASFKPPTIIGGRDLFKHENKISKDTNLEDWAMLNEKENDNLNPFG; translated from the exons ATGTGGTCCCTGGTTTCAACAGAAA atAATCAAGTAAAGAGGCTTCTTGCAAATCGAGTATACACGTTTGGAAGaaagg atgTGGACTTCATAATTGCTAATGATTCGTCAGTGAGTAGAAAGCATGGGACAATAAAAGTGATCGATGAG GAATCAAGTAATGAACCATGTCTGCTTGTGAGTGACAGCTCAAAGTTTGGGACATTCTACTCAAAAAATGAAACTGGAAATGAACAACATttggtttttaacaaaataacgGGTAAAGTTCGACTCAAACATGGGGATTGTCTTCGAATTGGAGTTCTGAAGTCAATTTTCAA AATCAAACACAAACCACTGctcattgttacatcatcaATGAGTTCTGTTCTGCAAGAAAAGTTGCGTGACAAAGTTTCAAAGCTTGGTGGTAAACTGACCACTAGCTGGCAAACTGGAGTTACACATCTAGCCATGCAAAGCATTCTTCTTAATGTGAAG GTCACACAAGCGTTAGCATGTGCTTGTCCTATTGTCAGTGAAAAGTATTTTTCCAAACTTTTGAAATCAGTTGAAACTAATGAAGCTGAACTGCCAAGTACTAATGA ttttcttCCCGATATATCTGAACAAGGTCTTGATAAACGTGAATGTTCGTTTCAAGTAAACgtggaaagaaaaaatatctttcgtgataaaacagttgtttttctCAGCCATAAACAG ATGAAGCGTCTTGGTTCTTCATGCTCGTACTCTGGTGCCACCGTGTGTTTGGTATCTGATCAAAAATGCACGGATGAAAAATTAATTGACGAAAATACAATCGTTGTACGATGTGCTGATAACGCGGAATCTCAAGTAATTGAtgcaaaaaaacttgaaaagttGCAGAGACAGTTTCGTAG AAAACAGCTACGTTTCATACAAGAGCATGAGATAGGATTATCTTTGTTGTATTGCTCCACTGATATTTATTGCAACCCTTCATTTGATCTTGAACAAGAAACCACTTTCTCCCAACGACCGATACCGGGTTCTACATTCTCtcaaaacatggaccatctccAGCGGGTGAAG tcCAGGCAAGAGGTGGAGGATACTGATGATCCAAACTCTCTCTTTATCTCCTGCATCCCTGAAACAATGAAATCCCAAGCTCCGGACACGTTTTGTTCCCTGGATGTTGGAATGGAGTCCGAGATCGGAAGAAAGAAAAG ACCGCATGAAGACCACGGTACTGATGAAATTACTTCAAAACATCAAAAACCAAACTCCCCACCAAAACACCAACCACACACTGTATCTTCCAAGCTTATAGATGATACAGCTCACTTTAGTAAGGATCCAACACACAG aaaaacacCGGAGTTACCCTTCAAGGTGCCAAAACCACAGGAAAATATTGCCCAATCTGTGGAGAATATTGCGCAATCCATGCTAGGCAGCTCAATGACttcaaacaagaaaaaatCCAAACCTCCACCAAAGAAAAAACGAATATCTGTCGTTCCAACGACACCAGTTCAACTTACAATTCCAACCAATAAGCCAACTATAGACCATAACCCAACTGAAACACATATTATAACTTCCACTAAAGTTGCCTCAAACTATGACATTGCGTTGAATCCAGGCCCTGTTTCACCAATACAACAAAATGTAGATGATATTCCTGACAGTTGTATAGAAGATGATAGTCTATGGACTTCTTCAATGGATTTAAACCAGAAAAATGATGTTCTTGTGCTCCCAGTGAAGACTGAGTACATAGCTCCTGAAATAAGTGTTGACCAAGACAGTGAACGTTATGTAGACCCAGATTTAATAGACAGTGAGAGATTTACTGAATCGCAACACTGCGAACCAACTGTGCAGATTAAGCCAAAGCAGGAATTGcttgttgttaaaaaagagaaaacaagcCAACCTTACCCACAAGTAAACAAGGACAAGTTTAAGAACGTAACAGCAGGTTGGGCTGATCCTAAAAAT GCACCTACAAGTGATTATTGTGAAGTAATTCCTGATTATCCAACTTCAGATTTAAGCAAACTTGTTCAAGTTTCATTAATTGTTACAACTTCTACAACACGTGTGACAAGTAAAAGTAATGCACAGAGAAAT ACGAAAAACTACAAATGTTTTCGGAAGGTTTACCCAACATATATGGATTATGAGTCGCAGAATAACACGGCTGCTTCTTTCAAACCACCAACAATAATTGGTGGTCGAGATCTTTTTAAACATGagaacaaaatatccaaagaCACAAATCTGGAGGACTGGGCAATGCTTAATGAAAAGGAAAATGACAACTTAAATCCATTCGG GTAA
- the LOC100180834 gene encoding uncharacterized protein LOC100180834, producing MEDHIKEMEQLSHKMFYEDLTLGLESRKRFLQILVKISQSNNHELIQKAADQFPVNSLYNEPLFSEADATAFSTILTRVKKHIEKLLLFNCGLYTQQFSSISSAIMGMNETIDEFCVCHNELDSSDVDTMCQILPKINKKLCIVKCFAGKKGSRNANQEERLKLQQALQQLRNKELMIQLDDCGSELKNN from the exons ATGGAAG atcACATTAAAGAAATGGAGCAGCTATCACATAAAATGTTCTATGAag ATCTAACCCTGGGGTTGGAGTCACGAAAAAGATTTCTTcaaattttggttaaaatatcACAATCAAATAACCACGAACTTATACAAAAAGCTGCTGACCAATTTCCAGTCAATTCTTTGTACAATGAACCGCTTTTCAGTGAGGCAGATGCAACTGCATTTAGCACCATATTAACCAgagttaaaaaacacattgaaAAGCTACTGCTTTTTAACTGTGGATTATATACACAACAATTCAGCTCTATATCTTCTGCTATTATGGGCATGAATGAAACG ATTGATGAATTCTGTGTCTGTCACAATGAACTTGACAGCTCAGATGTTGATACAATGTGCCAGATTCTTccaaaaatcaataaaaagcTTTGCATTGTCAAATGTTTTGCTGGTAAAAAGGGATCACGAAATGCAAATCAAGAGGAAAGGCTGAAATTACAACAAGCTTTACAACAATTGAGAAACAAG GAGTTGATGATACAACTTGATGACTGTGGAAGTGAATtgaaaaacaactaa
- the LOC100186263 gene encoding frizzled-10-B-like produces MNVINVLCILFVLACVSGFKYAGRPKFKCFPISEPLCSDFPYNYTTFPNILGHDNADDASDVLYEYKLLLDTHCSTHLRFFLCSLHFPMCTPKVEVAIPGCRSMCEKVRADCEPVMRVGGVQWPDTIDCSKLPMRNEKKRLCMVPPGESPNGEAPKVDTNPQPPSVTLDESGAGPHIELEIDDEDENDKAAKYWAQQLELNPGYEEQQWREPIIPRIEHQLPPEEPVVVDEPEGPGFGFASPPQREPDQDKNQFVTISQPKPRPNKCKNPNKFHYLKRMKQCVPRCEKTTDILFSSNHKQIAYWLLFSFSLLCFISTVMTVCTFMIDSKRFRYPERPIIFLSICYCVYSVAYLVRSVNGPLNSMACMEDITHPAGASYFVKGGIQGTGCTAMFFVLYYFGMAASAWWVVLTLSWLLSAGFKWGHEAIEAYGFYFHLAAWLLPAGQTIVVLILGKVDGDELTGVCYVGNLEPESLMYFVIIPLTFYLITGTVALVFGFGYLFKIRRVIRHQGGKSAGKLEKLMWRIGVFSVLYTVPAACVVAVNFYQYQNLGVWMSHARKIPCRASGSPFLYRPDSAPSEFQGSWLPPRDNYQASMAPATWRGYPQRSDYLVGDGSDFYAYEPWPEQPGYDRYTQTNGKRKRRSLPIKDQIPRVNLDCTLPDSIPSLPIFGIKIFMSLIAGITSGMWIWSGKTVESWRKFYKTCRCGKSPKATQVGHKRDGGFAV; encoded by the exons ATGAACGTTATAAACGTTTTATGTATTCTGTTTGTACTTGCGTGTGTGTCTGGGTTCAAATACGCAGGGAGGCCGAAGTTTAAATGCTTTCCAATAAGTGAACCATTATGCTCAG ATTTCCCATACAACTACACAACTTTCCCCAATATTCTTGGGCACGATAACGCGGATGACGCATCTGACGTATTATACGAATACAAGTTACTGTTGGACACGCACTGCTCAACGCATCTACGATTCTTTCTTTGCTCTTTGCATTTTCCAATGTGTACGCCAAAG GTTGAAGTAGCAATACCAGGATGCAGAAGTATGTGTGAGAAAGTAAGAGCCGACTGTGAACCGGTTATGCGGGTAGGAGGGGTACAGTGGCCGGATACCATTGACTGTTCAAAGCTACCCATGAGGAACGAGAAGAAGCGGTTGTGTATGGTACCACCCGGTGAATCCCCGAACGGGGAAGCACCTAAAGTGGACACCAACCCCCAGCCACCTTCAGTAACGTTGGACGAAAGCGGGGCAGGTCCCCATATAGAGTTGGAAATCGACGACGAAGATGAGAACGACAAAGCAGCCAAGTATTGGGCGCAACAGTTGGAACTGAATCCGGGTTATGAGGAACAACAATGGAGAGAACCGATTATTCCACGTATTG AACACCAATTGCCACCAGAAGAACCAGTTGTAGTAGATGAACCAGAAGGTCCAGGGTTTGGTTTTGCATCACCACCACAAAGAGAACCAGACCAAGATAAGAACCAATTCGTGACGATATCTCAACCGAAACCAAGACCAAATAAATGCAAGAATCCGAACAAGTTTCATTACTTGAAAAG aatGAAACAATGTGTCCCAAGGTGTGAGAAAACCACggatattttgtttagttcAAATCACAAACAAATCGCTTATTGGTTGCTGTTTTCGTTTTCtttgctatgttttatttcaacgGTGATGACAGTCTGTACTTTTATGATTGATTCTAAAAGATTcag ATACCCGGAACGTCCGATTATTTTCCTTTCCATTTGCTACTGCGTTTATTCGGTCGCTTACTTGGTAAGATCGGTGAATGGTCCGCTTAACTCTATGGCGTGTATGGAAGATATTACACACCCTGCTGGGGCCAGCTACTTTGTAAAGGGTGGTATTCAAGGCACCGGGTGTACCGCCATGTTTTTCGTGCTCTACTACTTTGGGATGGCGGCTTCAGCGTG GTGGGTTGTTCTTACTTTATCATGGCTTCTGTCTGCCGGGTTCAAGTGGGGGCATGAGGCAATCGAAGCTTACGGGTTCTACTTCCACCTAGCGGCGTGGTTGTTGCCAGCCGGACAGACAATTGTTGTTCTCATCCTGGGAAAAGTTGATGGAGATGAATTAACAG gcGTTTGTTATGTTGGAAACTTGGAGCCTGAAAGTTTGATGTATTTCGTCATCATCCCTCTCACATTTTACCTGATAACCGGAACTGTGGCTCTGGTGTTCGGGTTTGgctacttgtttaaaatacgacgAGTTATTCGTCATCAGGGTGGGAAGTCTGCGGGCAAACTGGAAAAGCTGATGTGGCGAATTGGTGTATTTTCTGTGCTGTACACTGTACCTGCAGCGTGTGTCGTGGCAGTGAACTTTTACCAATACCAAAACTTGGGTGTATGGATGAGTCATGCAAGGAAAATACCATGCAGAGCATCAGGCTCACCGTTTCTTTATAGACCTGATTCCGCACCCAGCGAATTTCAAGGCTCTTGGCTGCCACCGCGTGACAATTACCAAGCTTCAATGGCCCCCGCTACGTGGCGCGGTTACCCACAGCGATCGGACTACTTGGTTGGCGATGGTTCGGACTTTTATGCTTATGAGCCATGGCCAGAACAACCTGGTTATGACAGATACACACAAACCAATGGGAAACGCAAAAGACGGTCGCTACCAATAAAAGATCAAATTCCGAGGGTGAACTTGGACTGTACACTGCCCGATTCAATACCGTCCCTCCCCATATTTGGAATTAAGATCTTCATGTCTCTTATTGCGGGTATTACAAGCGGAATGTGGATTTGGAGCGGAAAGACAGTCGAATCTTGGAGGAAGTTTTACAAAACGTGCAG gtgcGGGAAGTCCCCCAAAGCAACCCAAGTTGGTCACAAAAGAGATGGCGGATTCGCGgtgtga
- the LOC100182328 gene encoding chitinase domain-containing protein 1, producing the protein MHKLIKLCLFVSVIVSLYYASATLSQTKKKKSKKEKDNKVKLSKTNVADRGLISENVKPSDIVENHAKYCETEKNTRNFNAGNVLGYVTPWNSHGYDVAKTFAKFSMISPVWLQIRRKAKGKYQVTGTHDIDKGWVKDVRKTNPDAQILPRVLFDQWSLSDYKSLFSSETEIEAMAAEMVNVLMNNNMDGAVIELWMQKPAQKSNEIIHVMSHMSGAFRDRDLTIVFVIPPPNNLESEAASTSISRKHFEKLVPLVDAFSLMTYDYSVGLGKTGPNAPIEWMEKCVKKLDPEAKYRTKILLGLNFYGYGYTSGGTEPILGTQFVKTLQEFPSKVIWNKESKEHFVAQDLPNNQQAIIAYPTLLSISSRVELAKKLGTGLAIWELGQGLDFFYDLL; encoded by the exons ATGCATAAGCTGATTAAACTCTGTCTGTTTGTTTCTGTTATTGTTTCATTGTATTATGCGTCAGCGACTTTATCTCAAACTAAAAAGAAGaaatcaaaaaaagaaaaagataaCAAG gtaaaattatcaaaaaccAATGTGGCGGATCGTGGCTTGATATCAGAAAATGTTAAACCTTCTGACATCGTTGAAAACCATGCAAAATATTGTGAAACTGAGAAGAATACAAGAAACTTTAACGCAGGAAATGTTCTTGGATACGTGACTCCG tGGAATTCACATGGCTACGACGTTGCAAAGACATTTGCCAAGTTCTCCATGATAAGTCCAGTGTGGCTTCAAATTCGACGGAAAGCAAAAGGAAAATATCAAGTTACTGGCACGCATGATATTGATAAAG GTTGGGTGAAAGATGTAAGAAAGACAAATCCAGATGCCCAAATAT TACCACGAGTGTTGTTCGATCAATGGTCGCTCTCTGATTACAAATCACTGTTCAGCAGCGAGACTGAAATAGAAGCCATGGCAGCTGAGATGGTTAATGTGCTCATGAATAATAACATGGATGGTGCAGTAATTGAACTATGGATGCAAAAACCTGCACAGAAAAGCAA tGAAATAATTCATGTGATGTCTCACATGAGCGGAGCATTCCGTGATCGTGATTTAACAATCGTGTTCGTGATTCCACCACCTAACAATTTAGA ATCTGAAGCCGCCTCCACCTCCATTTCTcgaaaacattttgaaaaactaGTCCCTCTTGTGGATGCTTTTAGTTTAATGACGTATGATTATTCTGTTGGCCTTGGAAAAACTGGGCCAAATGCTCCCATTGAGTGGATGGAAAAATGTGTGAAGAAATTGGACCCAGAGGCAAAGTATCgcacaaaaatattgttggGTCTAAATTTTTATGGCTATGGTTACACATCAGGGGGCACCGAACCGATTCTTGGAACCCA GTTTGTAAAGACATTGCAAGAGTTCCCGTCCAAGGTGATTTGGAATAAAGAATCGAAAGAACATTTTGTTGCACAGGACCTACCCAACAATCAACAAGCTATAATAGCTTACCCTACATTACTG TCAATATCCTCCCGCGTTGAACTAGCAAAGAAACTTGGTACAGGACTTGCTATTTGGGAGCTTGGACAAGGATTAGATTTCTTTTATGATTTACTTTAA
- the LOC100179994 gene encoding developmentally-regulated GTP-binding protein 2-like: protein MGILEKISEIEKEIQRTQKNKATEYHLGLLKAKLARYRAQLLEGSKTSGPKGEGFDVMKSGDARVALVGFPSVGKSTLLSTLTSTTSECASYEFTTLTCIPGVIEHNGASIQLLDLPGIIEGAAAGKGRGRQVISVARTADIVVMMLDALKGDIQKELLTKELEAVGIRLNKKRPNIYFKEKKGGGISITATCILTKISERMINLILHEYKIFNADVVFRDDCGTEEFIDVVVGKRKYMPCLYVYNKIDQISIEEVDRIAWQPHCVVISCNMLLNLEHLKEMIWRYLHLITVYTKKPGKKPDFNDGLILRSNCTVEHACHAIHRTLVQNFKYAQVWGHSAKYNGQHVGLSHKLSHEDVLLVTKK from the coding sequence atgggGATATTGGAAAAGATTTCTGAGATTGAAAAAGAAATTCAGAgaactcaaaaaaataaagcaactGAATACCATCTGGGATTGTTGAAAGCAAAACTCGCAAGATATCGAGCACAGCTATTAGAAGGGTCCAAGACATCAGGTCCTAAAGGAGAGGGCTTCGATGTTATGAAATCAGGGGATGCAAGAGTAGCATTGGTCGGATTTCCTTCAGTTGGTAAATCTACTTTGCTATCAACATTAACCTCTACTACCAGCGAGTGTGCTTCGTACGAGTTCACAACTTTAACCTGCATCCCTGGTGTGATAGAGCATAACGGGGCAAGCATCCAACTTCTGGATCTTCCAGGGATTATAGAAGGAGCTGCTGCTGGTAAAGGAAGAGGAAGACAGGTCATCTCGGTTGCTCGGACTGCCGACATTGTTGTGATGATGTTGGATGCTTTGAAAGGTGACATCCAAAAGGAGCTGCTTACAAAAGAACTGGAAGCTGTCGGAATAAGGCTGAATAAGAAGCGGCcgaatatttatttcaaggAGAAAAAAGGTGGAGGGATTTCTATAACTGCTACTTGCATTCTGACCAAAATATCAGAAAGGATGATCAATCTTATACTTCATGAGTACAAGATATTCAATGCAGATGTGGTGTTTAGGGATGACTGCGGCACGGAAGAGTTTATTGATGTTGTGGTGGGAAAGCGAAAATACATGCCATGTTTATATGTCTACAACAAGATCGATCAAATCTCCATTGAAGAAGTTGATCGTATTGCATGGCAACCTCACTGTGTTGTCATTAGTTGCAATATGTTGCTAAACCTGGAGCATTTAAAAGAAATGATCTGGAGATATCTGCATTTGATTACTGTTTACACCAAGAAACCCGGGAAGAAACCAGACTTTAATGATGGTCTCATCTTGCGTTCGAATTGCACCGTAGAACATGCATGCCATGCCATTCATAGGACTCTGGTTCAGAATTTTAAATACGCTCAGGTTTGGGGCCACAGCGCTAAGTATAATGGACAGCACGTGGGGTTATCGCATAAATTGTCTCATGAGGATGTTTTGCTTGTTACGAAAAAGTAA
- the LOC100178467 gene encoding nibrin isoform X1 — protein MWSLVSTENNQVKRLLANRVYTFGRKDVDFIIANDSSVSRKHGTIKVIDEESSNEPCLLVSDSSKFGTFYSKNETGNEQHLVFNKITGKVRLKHGDCLRIGVLKSIFKIKHKPLLIVTSSMSSVLQEKLRDKVSKLGGKLTTSWQTGVTHLAMQSILLNVKVTQALACACPIVSEKYFSKLLKSVETNEAELPSTNDFLPDISEQGLDKRECSFQVNVERKNIFRDKTVVFLSHKQMKRLGSSCSYSGATVCLVSDQKCTDEKLIDENTIVVRCADNAESQVIDAKKLEKLQRQFRRKQLRFIQEHEIGLSLLYCSTDIYCNPSFDLEQETTFSQRPIPGSTFSQNMDHLQRVKSRQEVEDTDDPNSLFISCIPETMKSQAPDTFCSLDVGMESEIGRKKRPHEDHGTDEITSKHQKPNSPPKHQPHTVSSKLIDDTAHFSKDPTHRKTPELPFKVPKPQENIAQSVENIAQSMLGSSMTSNKKKSKPPPKKKRISVVPTTPVQLTIPTNKPTIDHNPTETHIITSTKVASNYDIALNPGPVSPIQQNVDDIPDSCIEDDSLWTSSMDLNQKNDVLVLPVKTEYIAPEISVDQDSERYVDPDLIDSERFTESQHCEPTVQIKPKQELLVVKKEKTSQPYPQVNKDKFKNVTAGWADPKNAPTSDYCEVIPDYPTSDLSKLVQVSLIVTTSTTRVTSKSNAQRNTKNYKCFRKVYPTYMDYESQNNTAASFKPPTIIGGRDLFKHENKISKDTNLEDWAMLNEKENDNLNPFGCSVSHISCQLTS, from the exons ATGTGGTCCCTGGTTTCAACAGAAA atAATCAAGTAAAGAGGCTTCTTGCAAATCGAGTATACACGTTTGGAAGaaagg atgTGGACTTCATAATTGCTAATGATTCGTCAGTGAGTAGAAAGCATGGGACAATAAAAGTGATCGATGAG GAATCAAGTAATGAACCATGTCTGCTTGTGAGTGACAGCTCAAAGTTTGGGACATTCTACTCAAAAAATGAAACTGGAAATGAACAACATttggtttttaacaaaataacgGGTAAAGTTCGACTCAAACATGGGGATTGTCTTCGAATTGGAGTTCTGAAGTCAATTTTCAA AATCAAACACAAACCACTGctcattgttacatcatcaATGAGTTCTGTTCTGCAAGAAAAGTTGCGTGACAAAGTTTCAAAGCTTGGTGGTAAACTGACCACTAGCTGGCAAACTGGAGTTACACATCTAGCCATGCAAAGCATTCTTCTTAATGTGAAG GTCACACAAGCGTTAGCATGTGCTTGTCCTATTGTCAGTGAAAAGTATTTTTCCAAACTTTTGAAATCAGTTGAAACTAATGAAGCTGAACTGCCAAGTACTAATGA ttttcttCCCGATATATCTGAACAAGGTCTTGATAAACGTGAATGTTCGTTTCAAGTAAACgtggaaagaaaaaatatctttcgtgataaaacagttgtttttctCAGCCATAAACAG ATGAAGCGTCTTGGTTCTTCATGCTCGTACTCTGGTGCCACCGTGTGTTTGGTATCTGATCAAAAATGCACGGATGAAAAATTAATTGACGAAAATACAATCGTTGTACGATGTGCTGATAACGCGGAATCTCAAGTAATTGAtgcaaaaaaacttgaaaagttGCAGAGACAGTTTCGTAG AAAACAGCTACGTTTCATACAAGAGCATGAGATAGGATTATCTTTGTTGTATTGCTCCACTGATATTTATTGCAACCCTTCATTTGATCTTGAACAAGAAACCACTTTCTCCCAACGACCGATACCGGGTTCTACATTCTCtcaaaacatggaccatctccAGCGGGTGAAG tcCAGGCAAGAGGTGGAGGATACTGATGATCCAAACTCTCTCTTTATCTCCTGCATCCCTGAAACAATGAAATCCCAAGCTCCGGACACGTTTTGTTCCCTGGATGTTGGAATGGAGTCCGAGATCGGAAGAAAGAAAAG ACCGCATGAAGACCACGGTACTGATGAAATTACTTCAAAACATCAAAAACCAAACTCCCCACCAAAACACCAACCACACACTGTATCTTCCAAGCTTATAGATGATACAGCTCACTTTAGTAAGGATCCAACACACAG aaaaacacCGGAGTTACCCTTCAAGGTGCCAAAACCACAGGAAAATATTGCCCAATCTGTGGAGAATATTGCGCAATCCATGCTAGGCAGCTCAATGACttcaaacaagaaaaaatCCAAACCTCCACCAAAGAAAAAACGAATATCTGTCGTTCCAACGACACCAGTTCAACTTACAATTCCAACCAATAAGCCAACTATAGACCATAACCCAACTGAAACACATATTATAACTTCCACTAAAGTTGCCTCAAACTATGACATTGCGTTGAATCCAGGCCCTGTTTCACCAATACAACAAAATGTAGATGATATTCCTGACAGTTGTATAGAAGATGATAGTCTATGGACTTCTTCAATGGATTTAAACCAGAAAAATGATGTTCTTGTGCTCCCAGTGAAGACTGAGTACATAGCTCCTGAAATAAGTGTTGACCAAGACAGTGAACGTTATGTAGACCCAGATTTAATAGACAGTGAGAGATTTACTGAATCGCAACACTGCGAACCAACTGTGCAGATTAAGCCAAAGCAGGAATTGcttgttgttaaaaaagagaaaacaagcCAACCTTACCCACAAGTAAACAAGGACAAGTTTAAGAACGTAACAGCAGGTTGGGCTGATCCTAAAAAT GCACCTACAAGTGATTATTGTGAAGTAATTCCTGATTATCCAACTTCAGATTTAAGCAAACTTGTTCAAGTTTCATTAATTGTTACAACTTCTACAACACGTGTGACAAGTAAAAGTAATGCACAGAGAAAT ACGAAAAACTACAAATGTTTTCGGAAGGTTTACCCAACATATATGGATTATGAGTCGCAGAATAACACGGCTGCTTCTTTCAAACCACCAACAATAATTGGTGGTCGAGATCTTTTTAAACATGagaacaaaatatccaaagaCACAAATCTGGAGGACTGGGCAATGCTTAATGAAAAGGAAAATGACAACTTAAATCCATTCGG gtgttctgtttcacacatctcATGCCAGCTAACAAGTTAA
- the LOC100177644 gene encoding ester hydrolase C11orf54 homolog: MKGNIKREMLVENVALHVPSMEELAEVVGVGLKKNYKEWSCSVVDCPDLSKAPFGLASNGICGRTRLVDVGGVPNLVPVSQYMEKVYNLQDISERVGTPGCFILGAGAGSKHVVGCNCELMPNFRCEGGERERVNLCHVARVKSDGGYLLQNYENDHGSSSEFSLLANLFCSDGKQGKVLEVRGKCRIGEKDLVGCMRGALKEHFGPNRPIGMGGTFLVNKGKIKIHVMPDFSETPLTSDNDVNNWLKFYEVTSPFMCLSTFITEDCGLDLRVEHTHGYNANSGVGGHYHYDVTPDEVEYIGYFTPAEFIYRVDRPSTTHNIGRD, from the exons ATGAAAGGGAATATCAAACGAGAAATGTTGGTTGAAAACGTGGCTCTGCATGTGCCTTCTATGGAAGAATTAGCAGAAGTTGTTGGCGTTGGGTTAAAGAAGAATTACAAAGAGTGGTCTTGTAGCGTAGTTGACTGTCCGGATTTGAGCAAAGCGCCTTTTGGTCTGGCATCCAATGGCATTTGTGGACGCACACGGTTAGTTGATGTCGGCGGTGTACCGAATTTAGTGCCGGTGTCTCAATACATGGAAAAGGTGTATAACTTACAAGATATCTCCGAGAGAGTGGGCACTCCTGGTTGTTTCATACTCGGCGCTGGTGCAGGTTCAAAGCATGTTGTCGGTTGTAATTGCGAGTTAATGCCGAATTTTCGATGCGAGGGCGGAGAAAGAGAGCGTGTCAATTTATGTCATGTAGCAAGAGTTAAAAGTGACGGCGGTTACTTGCTGCAGAATTACGAAAATGATCATGGCTCTAGTTCCGAATTTTCGTTGCTTGCAAATTTGTTCTGCTCGGACGGAAAGCAGGGCAAAGTGTTAGAAGTAAGGGGAAAATGTAGAATCGGAGAAAAGGATCTGGTTGGGTGTATGAGGGGCGCATTGAAAGAGCATTTTGGTCCAAACCGACCAATAGGAATGGGCGGTACATTCCTTGTCAACAAAGGGAAAATAAAGATTCACGTCATGCCCGATTTTAGCGAGACCCCGCTTACGTCAGATAATGACGTCAATAACTGGCTTAAATTTTACGAG GTGACCTCACCTTTCATGTGCCTCTCCACTTTTATCACTGAAGATTGTGGTTTAGACCTTCGTGTGGAACACACACATGGTTACAATGCTAATAGTGGCGTAGGGGGTCACtaccattatgatgtcacaccaGATGAGGTCGAATACATTGGTTACTTCACCCCAGCAGAGTTCATATACCGAGTTGACAGACCTTCCACAACTCATAATATTGGAAGAGATTAA